The Chitinivibrionia bacterium genome contains the following window.
GCGCGGCGCTTTTAACATTTACGACTTTTTTCACAGGCTTTTTTGTAGCTTGTACGGGTGCAACGTCGGCGACGACAACAACAGGTTCGGGCTGTTTTACAGGCTCTGCTTTGGGCGCAGGTACGTCAATTTTTGGCTCAGCGGCTTTTACTTTTACTTCAGCTTCAGCTTTTGGCGCTTCCTTTTTTATCGGCTCAATTTTCGGCTCTTCTTTTGAAGGCGGCGGCGTTGGCGCAGGCGCAGGTGTTGGCGTTGGTGCAGGTGCAGGTGCAGGTGCAGGTTGGGCAGGAACTTCTATTCCGAAAGCTGCGGGGAATTTTTGTTGTGCTTTTTTTGTTAGTCCCTCCAAGTTTTCAATGCTTCCGTCTCCGCCTTCTCCGAGCGCTTCTACGACTTTTTGTACAATATCCAACTCTTCCAAAAGAAATGTTATATTTTCTTTGCTTGCTTCAATGGTTTTTGCTCGCATTTCGCCCATAATCGTTTCCATAAGGTGGCATAAGTCCTGCAATTCGTAAAGATGAACAAATCCGCAGTTCCCCTTTATCGAATGAATGTTTCGATAAGCGGTATTTACGACGTCTTGATTGAAGCCCTTACTTGTAAGAAGCAAGAAGTTTTCTTCCGCAGAAGCAATGTGTTCTTCGGTGTCGGATATAAAGTCATTCAGAAGTTCTCTGTCTATCGTCGTATTGCCCATTGAATTCCCTTCCTCAAACATTTGTAGTAATATAACACAGCATTCTAATTATAGAATTACACTAAAAATACATTATTGTGAAAGTACTTCGCGCAAAAAAAAGCAATAATCTTTAAAAATGTTCAAAATTTGGTTTTTTTGAGCAGGAAAAAGGTATTTTCTTATAAAAATAGGAGGCAAACGAGTATGAATTACGAATATCTGAAGCTTTTATCAGGGGCGTATCCGAGTATTGATTCCGTATGTACGGAAATAATAAATTTGCAGGCAATTATGTCGCTTCCGAAAGGAACAGAGCATTTTATAAGCGATATTCACGGAGAATATGAGGCATTTAATCACATTTTGCGCAATTCGTCGGGGATTATTCGCAGCAAACTGGAGCGGCTTTTCGATAGAGAAATGACCGAAAAACAAATTCGAGAACTCGCTACTCTTATATATTATCCCAAAGAAAAATTGGCGCTCGTGCGTAAAAAAAACGATACTCTCTCGGAATGGTATGAACTTACGCTTAACCGCCTGATTAGATTTTGCGCCGTGGTTTCGCAAAAATACACTCGTTCAAAAGTGCGAAAAGCGCTTCCAAAAGAATTTGCCTACATTATCGACGAGTTAATTTACGAGCACGGCGGCGGAAAAGAAAGTTATTACAACAATATTATAGAAGAAATTATCGCTTTGGAGCGCGCCGACGAATTTATTATCGCGCTTGCCGAAACAATACAGGCGTTTGCGGTTGACCATCTTCACATTTTGGGCGACATTTTCGACAGGGGACCGCTCGCGCACAAAATTATGGACAAGCTCGCCAACCACCACCATAAAGTCGATATTCAATGGGGAAATCACGATGTTGTTTGGATGGGCGCCGCCGCAGGAAGCGACATCTGTGTTGCGGAAGTTTTGCGAATTTCGCTGAGATACGGAAACTTTTTGACCATCGAGCAGGGCTACGGAATTTCACTTCGTCCGCTTGCTGTATTTGCGATGAAAACATACGAAAAAGACGAATGCGAGATGTACTTTCCCAAAGACGACGGCAACAATTTCAGCGAAACGGAGAAAAGAGAACTCGCAAAAATGCACAAAGCAATATCTGTTATTCGCTTTAAATTAGAGGGTGAATTGGTTGCCCGTCGCCCAAAATGGGGCTTGGAAGACCGCCTGCTTTTGTCAAAAATCGACTACGAAAAAAATACCATTCTCATTGACGGAACTGAATATCCGCTTAAAGACAAAGAGGGCTTTTGCACGATAGACCCCAATAATCCATACGAACTAACCGCCGACGAGCGCGAGCTTATGGTTGATTTGGTAAATGCGTTTGCGCACAGCGGAAAATTGCAGTTTCACACGAGATTTTTGTTTTCGCACGGAAGTATGTATTTATGTATGAACGACAATTTGCTTTTTCCCGGCTGTATTCCGCTGAACCGCGACGGAACGCTGAGAGACGTGGATATGTTCGGGCAAAGCCTGAAAGGCAAGGCGCTCCTTGACGCTTTCGACAAATATGCGCGCCGAGGGTTTTTCGCAACCGACAAAAACAGCAAATTGTTTGGGCAGGACTTGCTCTGGTATTTGTGGTCGGGCGCAAATTCTCCGATTTTTGCCAAAGACAAAATGGCGACTTTCGAGCGTTATTACATAGACAATAAAACTCTGCAAAACGAAGAAAAAGACCCATATTACGATTTTCGCGACAACGAGGAAGTTTGCGACAACATTCTGCGCGAATTCGGACTTCAACCAGAATATTCGCACATAGTAAACGGACACATTCCCGTAAAAGTGAAGAAAGGCGAAAAACCAAGCAAGGCAAACGGAAAACTTATGGTTATAGACGGCGGTTTTTCTAAGGCATATCAGTCGGTCACCGGAATTGCAGGCTACACCCTTATATTCAATTCTTGGGGAATGTCCTTGATTTCGCACGAGCCGTTCACAACCACCGAAGAGGCAATCCTGCACGAAACCGACATTGTTTCTACACGCGACATTGTTGAATACAATCAAAAACGCATACTTATCCGCGACACCGACAACGGTTTTGAATTAGGCAAAAAAATCGATGACCTGCGCGAACTCCTCGAAGCATACCGAAAAGGTATAATCGTAGAGGCGAAGACTTATGATTATTATAGTCGGCGGTAGGGGAGAGTATTTTTGTTTTATTTGTAGGGGCGGGTTTAAACCCGCCCTTGTTTTTTTCCGCATTTTTTAAGATGTCGCCGCTCTCGGGTCTAAAATATCCCTCAACCCGTCGCCTAGAAAATTAAACGCCATTACGGTGATAAAAATAAATCCGCCGGGGATTAACATCCACGGGTGCAGGTGAATATCGGCTATGTTCATCACATCCGAAAGGAGATTGCCCCAACTTGCGTGCGGGTCTTGAATGCCCAAGCCTATAAGCGAAAGTCCGCTTTCCATAAGGATATAAGAGGGGATAGCAAGCGTTAGCGACACTATAACGAAAGAAAGCGTTTGCGGCAAAATGTGTTTGATTATTATTTTGGCTCTGCTTTGCCCGATTGCCTGCGCCGCCAAAACGAACTCGCGTTGAGATATGGATTTTGTCATTCCTCTGATAATTCTTGCGGTCGAAGCCCAGCCGATAAACGACAATATAAAGACTATCATAAAAAATATTTGCACCGACGACATCTGCGGCGGAAATGCGGCGCGCAATGCAAGCAAAAGGAAAAATGAAGGCACAAGCATTATCATTTCGCAGATACGCATAAGAACATTGTCGATTACTCCGCCGAAATATCCTGCAATTCCGCCTATAAGCAAGC
Protein-coding sequences here:
- a CDS encoding ABC transporter permease; the protein is MLEFLAKLRQHKIAFVGGIILLVLYVIMIFAEFFAPYHYDSEVRAHSYMPPTKFHFFDAQGNFHLIPIFYERSFQFDRYFRRVYVEDKSQMHRLLLFPKSDEKKLLGFIPTDRRLFGATGRLYLFGADARGRDLFSRIIYGSRVSLTIGFAGVFFAMTFGLLIGGIAGYFGGVIDNVLMRICEMIMLVPSFFLLLALRAAFPPQMSSVQIFFMIVFILSFIGWASTARIIRGMTKSISQREFVLAAQAIGQSRAKIIIKHILPQTLSFVIVSLTLAIPSYILMESGLSLIGLGIQDPHASWGNLLSDVMNIADIHLHPWMLIPGGFIFITVMAFNFLGDGLRDILDPRAATS
- a CDS encoding fructose-1,6-bisphosphatase, whose translation is MNYEYLKLLSGAYPSIDSVCTEIINLQAIMSLPKGTEHFISDIHGEYEAFNHILRNSSGIIRSKLERLFDREMTEKQIRELATLIYYPKEKLALVRKKNDTLSEWYELTLNRLIRFCAVVSQKYTRSKVRKALPKEFAYIIDELIYEHGGGKESYYNNIIEEIIALERADEFIIALAETIQAFAVDHLHILGDIFDRGPLAHKIMDKLANHHHKVDIQWGNHDVVWMGAAAGSDICVAEVLRISLRYGNFLTIEQGYGISLRPLAVFAMKTYEKDECEMYFPKDDGNNFSETEKRELAKMHKAISVIRFKLEGELVARRPKWGLEDRLLLSKIDYEKNTILIDGTEYPLKDKEGFCTIDPNNPYELTADERELMVDLVNAFAHSGKLQFHTRFLFSHGSMYLCMNDNLLFPGCIPLNRDGTLRDVDMFGQSLKGKALLDAFDKYARRGFFATDKNSKLFGQDLLWYLWSGANSPIFAKDKMATFERYYIDNKTLQNEEKDPYYDFRDNEEVCDNILREFGLQPEYSHIVNGHIPVKVKKGEKPSKANGKLMVIDGGFSKAYQSVTGIAGYTLIFNSWGMSLISHEPFTTTEEAILHETDIVSTRDIVEYNQKRILIRDTDNGFELGKKIDDLRELLEAYRKGIIVEAKTYDYYSRR